One part of the Mycolicibacterium aromaticivorans JS19b1 = JCM 16368 genome encodes these proteins:
- the pgm gene encoding phosphoglucomutase (alpha-D-glucose-1,6-bisphosphate-dependent), whose amino-acid sequence MAANPRAGKPALPEDLVDLPHLVSSYYSVNPDPDDIDQQVVFGTSGHRGSSLDGAFNEAHILATTQAIVEYRAAQGTTGPLFIGRDTHGLSEPAWVSALEVLAANDVVAMIDSADRYTPTPAVSHAILAFNRGLSSGLADGIVVTPSHNPPRDGGFKYNPPNGGPADTDATGAIAKRANEILRGGLKEVNRVPLSRALHSVQRHDYLDAYVADLPNVVDIHAIRAEKIRIGADPLGGASVDYWAAIAERHDLDLTVVNPLVDATWRFMTLDTDGKIRMDCSSPNAMASLIANRESYQIATGNDADSDRHGIVTPDAGLMNPNHYLAVAIDYLFSHRPDWPASVAVGKTAVSSSIIDRVVAGLGRKLIEVPVGFKWFVDGLISGTIGFGGEESAGASFLRRDGSVWTTDKDGIILALLASEIQAVTGSSPSQRYAELAAEYGAPVYARVDAPANREQKARLAKLSPEQVTATELAGEPITAKLTTAPGNGAPLGGLKVTTADGWFAARPSGTEDVYKIYAESFKGAEHLAEVQEAAREVVNTVIS is encoded by the coding sequence ATGGCGGCTAACCCCCGCGCCGGTAAGCCGGCGCTCCCCGAAGACCTCGTCGATCTGCCCCATCTGGTCAGCTCGTATTACTCGGTGAACCCCGACCCCGACGACATCGACCAGCAGGTGGTGTTCGGCACGTCGGGGCACCGCGGCTCCAGCCTGGACGGGGCGTTCAACGAGGCGCACATCCTCGCCACCACCCAGGCGATCGTGGAGTACCGCGCCGCGCAGGGCACCACGGGGCCGCTGTTCATCGGACGCGACACCCACGGGCTGTCCGAGCCGGCCTGGGTGTCTGCATTGGAGGTGCTGGCCGCCAACGATGTTGTGGCGATGATTGATTCGGCCGACCGCTATACCCCGACCCCGGCGGTCAGCCACGCCATCCTGGCCTTCAATCGCGGCCTGAGCTCGGGTTTGGCCGACGGTATCGTCGTCACACCGTCGCACAATCCGCCGCGTGACGGCGGGTTCAAGTACAACCCGCCCAACGGCGGCCCGGCCGACACGGATGCCACCGGGGCGATCGCCAAGCGCGCCAACGAAATTCTGCGCGGTGGTCTCAAAGAGGTCAATCGGGTGCCGCTTTCCCGGGCCCTGCACAGCGTGCAGCGCCACGACTACCTGGACGCCTACGTTGCCGATCTGCCCAACGTCGTGGACATCCATGCGATCCGCGCCGAGAAGATCCGCATCGGGGCCGACCCGTTGGGCGGCGCCAGCGTGGACTACTGGGCGGCCATCGCCGAACGCCACGACCTCGACCTCACCGTGGTCAACCCGTTGGTCGATGCGACGTGGCGGTTCATGACGCTCGACACCGACGGCAAGATCCGGATGGACTGCAGCTCGCCGAACGCGATGGCGTCGCTCATCGCGAACCGGGAGTCCTATCAGATCGCCACCGGCAACGACGCCGACTCCGACCGGCACGGCATCGTCACCCCGGATGCGGGGCTGATGAACCCCAACCACTATCTGGCCGTAGCGATCGACTATCTGTTCTCGCACCGGCCGGACTGGCCGGCCAGCGTGGCCGTCGGCAAGACGGCGGTCAGCTCGTCGATCATCGACCGGGTGGTGGCCGGCCTGGGTCGCAAGCTGATCGAGGTGCCGGTGGGCTTCAAATGGTTCGTCGACGGATTGATCAGCGGCACAATCGGTTTCGGTGGCGAAGAATCTGCTGGGGCTTCGTTCTTGCGTCGCGACGGCTCGGTGTGGACCACCGACAAGGACGGCATCATCCTGGCCTTGCTGGCGTCGGAGATCCAGGCGGTCACCGGGTCGTCGCCGTCACAGCGCTATGCCGAGCTGGCCGCCGAGTACGGCGCGCCGGTCTACGCCCGCGTCGACGCCCCGGCCAACCGGGAGCAGAAGGCGCGGCTGGCCAAGCTGTCCCCTGAACAGGTCACCGCCACCGAGCTGGCCGGTGAGCCGATCACCGCCAAGCTGACCACCGCGCCGGGCAATGGCGCGCCGCTGGGCGGGCTGAAGGTCACCACCGCCGACGGCTGGTTCGCCGCGCGGCCGTCGGGCACCGAGGACGTCTACAAGATCTATGCCGAGTCGTTCAAGGGAGCTGAACACCTGGCCGAGGTGCAGGAAGCGGCCCGTGAAGTGGTGAATACAGTCATCTCGTGA
- the crcB gene encoding fluoride efflux transporter CrcB yields the protein MFGHDNRELAAVFVGGAVGTLARAILATVFADDPARWPWATFGVNIVGAFLLGYFTTRLLERLPLSSYRRPLLGTGLCGGLTTFSTMQVETLKMIEHHHYGLAAAYSAVSIVAGLLAVYVATAVVRRVRIRA from the coding sequence GTGTTCGGTCACGACAATCGGGAACTGGCGGCCGTCTTCGTCGGCGGCGCGGTGGGAACCCTCGCGAGGGCGATCCTCGCTACGGTCTTCGCCGACGACCCGGCGCGCTGGCCGTGGGCGACGTTCGGGGTCAATATCGTGGGCGCGTTCCTGCTCGGCTATTTCACCACCCGCCTGCTCGAACGACTCCCGCTGTCGAGTTACCGCCGACCACTACTGGGCACCGGCCTCTGCGGCGGACTGACAACGTTTTCCACCATGCAGGTCGAGACGCTGAAGATGATCGAGCACCACCACTACGGCCTCGCGGCCGCCTACAGCGCGGTCAGCATCGTCGCGGGACTGCTCGCCGTCTACGTTGCGACAGCGGTGGTTCGCCGGGTCAGGATCCGCGCGTGA
- the crcB gene encoding fluoride efflux transporter CrcB, with the protein MLIGGLGSVARFMVDRAVARRAARSFPFGTLTVNITGAVLLGFVSGLTLSQHVALLAGTAFVGAYTTFSTWMLETQRLTEERQIWPAIANLVVSVILGVAAAMLGQWIAGML; encoded by the coding sequence ATGCTGATCGGCGGGCTCGGCTCGGTGGCCCGGTTCATGGTCGATCGCGCGGTTGCGCGCCGGGCGGCACGGTCGTTCCCCTTCGGCACGCTGACGGTCAACATCACCGGCGCGGTGCTGCTCGGCTTTGTGAGCGGGCTCACCCTCAGCCAGCACGTCGCGCTGCTGGCCGGCACCGCCTTCGTCGGGGCGTACACCACGTTCTCGACCTGGATGCTGGAGACGCAACGGCTGACCGAGGAACGCCAGATCTGGCCCGCGATAGCCAATCTCGTCGTCAGCGTCATCCTGGGTGTCGCCGCGGCGATGCTCGGCCAGTGGATTGCGGGGATGCTGTGA
- a CDS encoding DUF190 domain-containing protein, translated as MNDTYLKLTAFFGERQRADSRFLAEAMLDLYARRQVAESVMLRGIASFGPRHVIRSDQSLTLSEDPPIAVAAVDTAETIGGLIDDVIAMTKHGLITLERARLYSGELPDGDDGVKLTIYVGRRRRVNGAAAFYAVCDLLHRHRFAGATVFLGVDGTADGRRRRARFFSGNTDVPIMIVAIGTAEQARRALPELEGLMDQPLVTVERVQILKRDGQLLARPPALPAVDAHGRELRQKLTIHTDASTHHDGVPVHRELVRRLWESNTAAGATVLRGIWGFHGDHKPHGDKLIQYGRQVPVTTIVVDTPEVIAQCFDLIDDVTGRHGLVTSEMVPALLLLDGDIRQGATDLADYRY; from the coding sequence GTGAACGACACCTATCTCAAGCTGACCGCCTTCTTCGGCGAGCGCCAGCGCGCCGATTCCCGCTTCTTGGCCGAGGCGATGCTCGACCTGTACGCGCGGCGCCAGGTGGCCGAGAGTGTGATGCTGCGCGGCATCGCCAGCTTCGGACCGCGGCACGTGATCCGCAGCGACCAATCCCTGACGCTGTCCGAGGATCCGCCGATCGCCGTGGCCGCCGTCGACACCGCGGAGACCATCGGCGGATTGATCGACGACGTCATCGCCATGACCAAGCACGGTTTGATCACCCTGGAGCGGGCCCGGCTCTACAGCGGTGAGCTGCCCGACGGAGACGACGGGGTCAAGCTCACGATCTACGTCGGGCGACGACGCCGGGTAAACGGGGCGGCCGCCTTCTACGCGGTGTGCGATCTGCTGCACCGCCATCGTTTCGCCGGCGCGACGGTGTTCCTGGGCGTGGACGGCACCGCGGACGGCCGGCGGCGCCGCGCCCGCTTTTTCAGCGGCAACACCGACGTGCCGATCATGATCGTCGCGATCGGCACCGCTGAACAGGCGCGGCGCGCTCTGCCCGAACTCGAAGGACTGATGGATCAGCCGCTGGTGACGGTGGAACGCGTACAGATCCTCAAACGCGACGGCCAGCTGCTCGCGCGTCCGCCGGCCCTGCCTGCCGTGGACGCGCACGGCCGCGAACTACGCCAGAAGCTGACAATCCACACCGACGCATCCACCCATCACGACGGCGTCCCCGTCCACCGGGAACTGGTGCGACGGCTGTGGGAATCCAACACCGCGGCCGGCGCCACCGTCCTACGTGGCATCTGGGGCTTCCACGGAGACCATAAACCCCACGGCGACAAGCTGATTCAGTACGGCCGCCAGGTTCCGGTGACCACCATCGTCGTCGACACCCCTGAGGTCATCGCCCAATGCTTCGACCTCATCGACGACGTGACCGGCCGCCACGGGCTGGTCACCTCCGAGATGGTGCCGGCCCTGTTGCTGCTCGACGGCGACATCCGCCAGGGCGCCACCGATCTGGCCGACTACCGGTACTGA
- a CDS encoding cupin domain-containing protein, translating into MESISLNQLADEQLTAARSSNSGRAAHTVHGGHDHQLRQTLIALASGHELSEHHTPGETTLQVLRGRVRLATPDDAWEGQAGDLLVVPRDRHGLQAIDDSVILLTVLADS; encoded by the coding sequence ATGGAATCGATCTCGCTGAACCAGCTCGCCGACGAACAGCTCACCGCGGCCCGCTCGTCGAACAGCGGCCGGGCCGCGCACACCGTGCACGGCGGCCACGATCACCAGCTGCGGCAGACGCTGATCGCACTGGCCAGTGGCCATGAACTCAGTGAGCACCACACGCCGGGGGAGACGACGCTGCAGGTGCTTCGCGGCCGTGTCCGGCTGGCCACCCCCGACGACGCGTGGGAAGGCCAGGCAGGTGACCTGCTGGTGGTCCCGCGGGATCGGCACGGCTTGCAGGCCATCGACGACTCGGTGATCCTGCTGACGGTGCTGGCCGACAGCTGA
- a CDS encoding LLM class F420-dependent oxidoreductase, whose translation MRLGLHALGIGAGAEPEVIRAVAVAAERHGFATLWAGEHVVMVDKSDSEYPYSDDGKIAVPADADWIDPMIGLAFAASATTTIGLCTGVLLLPEHNPVIVAKQAASLDKISGGRFSLGIGIGWSREEFDALGVPFERRAARTADYVAAMRTIWRDDIASYAGEFVDFDAIRVNPKPRRRRIPVLCGGNSDAALRRVARWADGWYGFNLDPDDVAARVSMLREMCGHAGRDPGELRLAVALRDSRPSDVGRLAELGVDELVLAASPPQDPAAVADWVADLAADWQ comes from the coding sequence ATGCGACTCGGGTTGCACGCCCTGGGTATCGGCGCAGGCGCCGAACCCGAGGTGATCCGAGCGGTGGCCGTAGCGGCCGAGCGCCATGGATTCGCAACTTTGTGGGCCGGCGAGCACGTGGTGATGGTCGACAAGTCCGACTCTGAGTACCCGTACTCCGACGACGGCAAGATCGCTGTGCCCGCCGACGCGGACTGGATCGACCCGATGATCGGATTGGCCTTCGCCGCGTCGGCCACGACGACGATCGGGCTCTGCACCGGCGTCCTGTTGTTGCCCGAGCACAACCCTGTGATCGTGGCCAAACAGGCGGCCAGCCTGGACAAGATCAGCGGCGGCCGCTTCTCGCTCGGCATCGGAATCGGTTGGTCGCGTGAAGAATTCGACGCTCTCGGAGTTCCGTTCGAACGGCGCGCCGCCCGCACCGCAGACTATGTTGCCGCCATGCGCACCATCTGGCGCGACGATATTGCCTCCTACGCAGGCGAATTCGTCGACTTCGACGCGATCAGGGTGAACCCGAAACCGCGACGGCGCCGCATCCCGGTCCTGTGCGGCGGCAACAGCGATGCTGCGCTGCGCAGGGTCGCACGGTGGGCGGACGGCTGGTACGGCTTCAATCTTGACCCCGACGATGTCGCGGCCCGGGTGTCGATGCTGCGTGAGATGTGTGGTCACGCCGGGCGTGACCCTGGTGAGCTGCGACTGGCGGTGGCGCTGCGCGATTCGAGGCCGTCAGACGTCGGGCGTCTGGCAGAGTTGGGGGTCGACGAGCTGGTTCTGGCCGCCTCGCCGCCGCAGGATCCGGCTGCCGTCGCCGACTGGGTAGCTGACCTAGCCGCGGATTGGCAGTGA